In one window of Ovis aries strain OAR_USU_Benz2616 breed Rambouillet chromosome 5, ARS-UI_Ramb_v3.0, whole genome shotgun sequence DNA:
- the GUK1 gene encoding guanylate kinase isoform X4, whose translation MQGMAPPYCEKNPKLSTEATQKQAPVLRAGTVMPRSPAGFMRPRDVRTKARCPERTLGGWEEHPTEETPAGAWQHLWLQRVPHDKGPEARRGERQRLLLRDQGGDAARHCCRRLHRARRVLRELVRDQAAVRAVQAMNRICVLDVDLQGVRNIKKTDLRPIYIFVQPPSLDVLEQRLRQRNTETEESLAKRLAAARADMESSKEPGLFDLIIVNDSLDKAYWALKEALSEEIKKAQATGQS comes from the exons ATGCAAGGCATGGCCCCACCCTACTGTGAGAAGAA CCCCAAGCTGAGCACAGAGGCTACTCAGAAG CAGGCACCCGTGTTACGAGCTGGGACGGTGATGCCCCGCTCTCCTGCTGGCTTCATGAGACCCAG GGATGTCAGGACCAAGGCCCGTTGTCCTGAGCGGACCCTCGGGGGCTGGGAAGAGCACCCTACTGAAGAAACTCCTGCAGGAGCATGGCAGCATCTTTGGCTTCAGCGTGTCCC ACACGACAAGGGACCCGAGGCCAGGAGAGGAGAACGGCAAAG ACTACTACTTCGTGACCAGGGAGGTGATGCAGCGCGACATTGCTGCCGGAGACTTCATCGAGCACGCCGAGTTCTCAGGGAACTTGTACGGGACCAG GCCGCTGTGCGGGCCGTGCAGGCCATGAACCGCATCTGCGTGCTGGACGTGGACCTGCAGGGCGTGCGCAACATCAAGAAGACGGACCTGCGGCCCATCTACATCTTCGTGCAGCCGCCCTCACTGGATGTCCTG gagcagcggctgcggCAGCGGAACACGGAGACGGAGGAGAGCCTGGCCAAGCGCCTGGCAGCCGCCCGGGCCGACATGGAGAGCA gCAAGGAGCCCGGCCTGTTTGACCTGATCATCGTCAACGACAGTCTGGACAAGGCCTACTGGGCCCTGAAGGAGGCGCTCTCCGag gAAATAAAGAAGGCTCAAGCCACTGGTCAGTCCTGA
- the GUK1 gene encoding guanylate kinase isoform X6 produces the protein MASCFFPERAQLPPCKAWPHPTVRRMQPQAEHRGYSEGMSGPRPVVLSGPSGAGKSTLLKKLLQEHGSIFGFSVSHTTRDPRPGEENGKDYYFVTREVMQRDIAAGDFIEHAEFSGNLYGTSKAAVRAVQAMNRICVLDVDLQGVRNIKKTDLRPIYIFVQPPSLDVLEQRLRQRNTETEESLAKRLAAARADMESSKEPGLFDLIIVNDSLDKAYWALKEALSEEIKKAQATGQS, from the exons ATGGCTTCTTGCTTCTTCCCTGAGAGGGCCCAGCTTCCTCCATGCAAGGCATGGCCCCACCCTACTGTGAGAAGAA TGCAGCCCCAAGCTGAGCACAGAGGCTACTCAGAAG GGATGTCAGGACCAAGGCCCGTTGTCCTGAGCGGACCCTCGGGGGCTGGGAAGAGCACCCTACTGAAGAAACTCCTGCAGGAGCATGGCAGCATCTTTGGCTTCAGCGTGTCCC ACACGACAAGGGACCCGAGGCCAGGAGAGGAGAACGGCAAAG ACTACTACTTCGTGACCAGGGAGGTGATGCAGCGCGACATTGCTGCCGGAGACTTCATCGAGCACGCCGAGTTCTCAGGGAACTTGTACGGGACCAG caAGGCCGCTGTGCGGGCCGTGCAGGCCATGAACCGCATCTGCGTGCTGGACGTGGACCTGCAGGGCGTGCGCAACATCAAGAAGACGGACCTGCGGCCCATCTACATCTTCGTGCAGCCGCCCTCACTGGATGTCCTG gagcagcggctgcggCAGCGGAACACGGAGACGGAGGAGAGCCTGGCCAAGCGCCTGGCAGCCGCCCGGGCCGACATGGAGAGCA gCAAGGAGCCCGGCCTGTTTGACCTGATCATCGTCAACGACAGTCTGGACAAGGCCTACTGGGCCCTGAAGGAGGCGCTCTCCGag gAAATAAAGAAGGCTCAAGCCACTGGTCAGTCCTGA